A genomic window from Candidatus Sericytochromatia bacterium includes:
- a CDS encoding thermonuclease family protein has protein sequence MASSECVRAVRRGRRSAWLRPASRLLIGVGAVLALLAPAAQASPLEGTCVAVHDGDTVTLQWSGGREKIRLLGIDAPELKQVPWGPRSRDHAASLMLNQPLRVETDVQPRDRYGRLLGYVYVGSRFINRELIGNGHAVLLTYPPNVRHVAEFTAAQTDARARGLGIWNPQEPLDVSPYDFRHAKPRGRLTRGEDLRLNPPTASPAGSGQPGDQVRFNPRSKKFHREDCGHACARCEAMPRAEAEARGGSPCKESR, from the coding sequence ATGGCATCTTCTGAGTGCGTCCGGGCCGTGCGGCGCGGCCGGCGTAGCGCCTGGCTGCGCCCCGCATCCCGTCTTCTGATTGGCGTCGGGGCCGTCTTGGCCCTGCTTGCCCCTGCGGCTCAGGCCAGCCCGCTCGAGGGCACTTGCGTGGCCGTTCACGATGGGGACACCGTGACGCTGCAATGGTCCGGTGGGCGCGAAAAGATCCGCCTGCTGGGCATCGACGCCCCGGAACTCAAGCAGGTTCCCTGGGGCCCACGTTCGCGAGACCACGCCGCAAGCCTCATGCTGAACCAGCCCCTGCGCGTTGAAACCGACGTCCAGCCCCGCGATCGCTACGGGCGTCTGCTGGGCTATGTCTATGTGGGAAGCCGCTTCATCAACCGCGAATTGATCGGCAACGGGCACGCGGTGCTGCTGACCTATCCGCCCAACGTACGACACGTGGCGGAATTCACCGCCGCTCAGACCGATGCGCGCGCCAGGGGACTGGGCATCTGGAACCCCCAGGAGCCCCTCGATGTCTCCCCTTACGATTTCCGGCACGCCAAACCGCGCGGCCGCTTGACGCGTGGGGAAGACCTGCGCCTGAACCCTCCCACGGCGAGTCCGGCCGGCTCAGGGCAGCCGGGTGATCAGGTCCGCTTCAACCCGCGCAGCAAGAAGTTTCATCGCGAGGACTGCGGACACGCCTGCGCGCGCTGCGAAGCCATGCCCCGCGCGGAAGCGGAGGCCCGCGGAGGCAGCCCTTGCAAGGAGAGCCGCTGA
- a CDS encoding FAD-dependent oxidoreductase, whose protein sequence is MDADEFGLIVLGSGPGAREAVREASRRGVRVAWVDHEAEAALPDRAQGERFGRAMAQVATLLQRARRLEGLEGLALPSVIAWASLQALLARLGVWPPPVAELEAPGERLLGASLVWQEPTTLRLGERLLRAPALLLAGATAPLVPAIEGLQPDGYLTPDNLPQRLERLPRRLVVVGGSPVASELAQTFARLGTRVVLVEPFSGLLPQEEPDAAALLEQALRDAGVDIRFASKPVAVRHAEGERVLAISGLDGERAALPYDTLLIACGRVPGALARQPESGGLVRDARGFITVDETFRTSLPGVYALGEQIGHVSATQALLVQAQRAVAHAIQPGAARFHSSLLPLVVFTDPPLASVGRKEAELVATQTPYRVHQAPLMPPPGALGGSPGLVRLLASPEGHLLGATVVGEPAAELIQELALALQEDLPLASLGELLRAESSWSGAIAQAAQQAEPAPVPGWRAWWHRLRVRFR, encoded by the coding sequence TTGGACGCCGACGAATTTGGACTGATCGTGCTGGGCAGCGGCCCTGGCGCTCGCGAGGCGGTGCGGGAGGCCTCGCGGCGTGGCGTGCGGGTGGCCTGGGTCGATCACGAGGCCGAGGCGGCCTTGCCGGATCGTGCCCAGGGGGAACGCTTCGGTCGGGCCATGGCGCAGGTGGCCACCTTGCTCCAGCGGGCTCGCCGGCTGGAGGGGCTGGAGGGCCTGGCCCTGCCTTCCGTGATCGCCTGGGCCTCGCTTCAGGCGCTGCTGGCCCGGCTGGGGGTCTGGCCGCCCCCCGTGGCCGAGCTGGAGGCCCCTGGCGAGCGTCTGCTCGGCGCTTCGCTGGTCTGGCAGGAACCGACCACGTTACGGCTGGGAGAGCGCCTGCTGCGCGCCCCCGCCCTGCTGCTGGCCGGGGCCACCGCCCCGCTGGTGCCGGCCATCGAAGGGCTGCAGCCGGATGGCTATCTCACGCCGGACAACTTGCCCCAGCGCCTGGAACGTCTGCCCAGGCGGCTGGTGGTGGTGGGGGGCAGTCCGGTGGCCAGTGAACTGGCCCAGACGTTTGCCCGTCTGGGGACGCGCGTGGTCCTGGTGGAGCCCTTTTCCGGTCTCCTTCCCCAGGAGGAGCCTGATGCCGCGGCCTTGCTGGAGCAAGCCTTGCGCGACGCCGGGGTCGATATTCGCTTCGCCTCCAAGCCGGTCGCCGTTCGCCACGCCGAGGGGGAGCGGGTGCTCGCCATCAGTGGGCTGGACGGGGAGCGCGCGGCCTTGCCCTACGACACGCTGCTGATCGCCTGTGGTCGCGTGCCCGGCGCGCTGGCGCGTCAGCCCGAGTCCGGTGGCCTGGTGCGTGATGCCCGCGGTTTCATCACGGTCGATGAAACCTTTCGCACCAGTCTGCCCGGCGTGTATGCCCTGGGGGAACAGATCGGCCACGTGTCTGCCACCCAGGCCCTGCTGGTGCAGGCGCAGCGCGCCGTGGCCCATGCGATCCAGCCGGGCGCGGCCCGCTTTCATTCCTCCCTGTTGCCGCTGGTGGTGTTCACGGATCCCCCGCTGGCCTCCGTGGGGCGCAAGGAGGCCGAACTGGTGGCGACTCAGACGCCCTATCGGGTTCACCAGGCGCCCTTGATGCCGCCACCCGGCGCGCTGGGCGGCTCGCCCGGACTGGTGCGCCTGCTCGCCTCGCCTGAGGGGCACTTGCTGGGGGCCACGGTGGTGGGAGAGCCCGCCGCTGAACTGATCCAGGAACTGGCCCTGGCCCTGCAGGAGGATCTGCCGCTGGCGAGCCTGGGCGAGCTGCTGCGGGCGGAGTCCTCCTGGTCCGGGGCAATTGCCCAGGCGGCTCAACAGGCCGAGCCGGCCCCTGTCCCTGGCTGGAGGGCGTGGTGGCACCGCCTGAGGGTGAGGTTCCGCTGA
- a CDS encoding DUF3047 domain-containing protein, whose product MDRRLNLVPWRPPATPRIVLASGLATYVVAACAAAPALPGPPEGPPTASGPPIGLPGVLPTPPTPPPGGRLVGDFSAAGWRSWENVTYFPWSPKNDYRRLDTPDGPLIHVVSQDAASMLVRRVEIDLTKEPIATWRWRIAAPIAGGDERKRETDDCAARVYFVWGLKDRKDIFSAKGLAYVWGQTRRVGDIGGSPFTDQIAVMALRSGSAGAGAWQTERRDLEADYRAYFKAPPPGPITAIALLTDTDHTASQASAWYAPIRVLARP is encoded by the coding sequence TTGGATCGACGCCTGAATCTGGTCCCCTGGCGCCCCCCCGCCACGCCCCGGATCGTGCTCGCCAGCGGGCTCGCCACCTACGTGGTGGCCGCCTGTGCCGCCGCGCCGGCCCTGCCTGGCCCGCCGGAGGGGCCACCCACCGCCAGCGGGCCCCCGATCGGCCTCCCCGGGGTCCTGCCGACACCGCCCACGCCCCCACCGGGGGGTCGACTGGTGGGTGATTTCTCCGCCGCTGGTTGGCGCAGCTGGGAGAACGTGACGTACTTTCCCTGGAGCCCCAAGAACGACTACCGGCGACTCGACACGCCGGACGGCCCCCTGATTCACGTGGTCAGTCAGGATGCCGCCTCGATGCTGGTCCGTCGCGTCGAGATCGACCTGACCAAAGAACCGATCGCCACCTGGCGCTGGCGCATCGCGGCCCCGATCGCCGGGGGCGACGAACGCAAGCGCGAGACCGACGACTGCGCGGCCCGGGTGTACTTCGTCTGGGGCCTGAAGGACCGCAAGGACATCTTTTCTGCCAAAGGGCTGGCCTACGTCTGGGGCCAGACCCGCCGAGTCGGTGACATCGGGGGCTCCCCCTTCACCGACCAGATCGCGGTCATGGCGTTGCGCAGCGGATCCGCCGGCGCGGGCGCCTGGCAGACCGAGCGACGCGACCTGGAGGCGGATTACCGCGCCTACTTCAAAGCACCGCCTCCCGGCCCGATCACGGCGATCGCCCTGCTGACCGACACCGACCACACGGCCAGCCAGGCCTCGGCCTGGTACGCCCCGATCCGGGTGCTGGCCCGCCCCTGA
- a CDS encoding aminotransferase class V-fold PLP-dependent enzyme, translating to MRDHLPHLERGLAAVARWQERWAPFPTAASLALSDEAIDEALAALADRLTDNYPFHHPAYAGQMLKPPHPVAMLAYAMAMQINPNNHALDGGPATAALEEEVVAALATMLGFESHLGHLTGGGTMANLEALWVARRMHPERAVAYGAQAHYTHARLGALLGLRMVEIPVDRWGRLDLAALAQAHAREPLGTVVVTAGTTALGAIDPIDAVVAWARENGVRVHVDAAYGGFFKLLSETEPPILDPAPWAAIAQADSVVIDPHKHGLQPYGCGCVIFRDPQVARFYAHEAPYAYFTAAARHLGEISLECSRAGAAAAALWTTLRCFPLAPNHGLGPVLKACRRAALAWAGLIEASPHLQLVMPPDLDIVAFFPTGAGWTASAISTETEQIFQLLMRDAHEPVYLATARLPRALVAPHAPQLVWDQEELLVLRACLIKPEHELVIPWLHARVERYASPPEAWEAGAEVVSNVVAPVRALTGPLNLKAEWQRVVEQHLAAVRPAMLACLRDQVLGRRYHEAVERLDVELCHPYGVAGELGLRLYTLGADGWLVSAERPDEDAPFSGSEPLLPELAEVVPAEVLAQPRFLALKEALEDAHELAGKHLIDWFAGCWQEAGGAQFPLQATLGFADDEERLDLRSGEWQG from the coding sequence ATGCGTGACCATTTGCCCCATCTCGAACGTGGCCTGGCGGCGGTGGCCCGCTGGCAGGAGCGCTGGGCGCCGTTTCCGACGGCGGCGAGCCTGGCCCTGTCGGACGAGGCGATCGACGAGGCGCTGGCCGCCCTGGCCGATCGTCTGACCGACAATTATCCCTTTCATCATCCGGCCTATGCCGGACAGATGCTCAAGCCGCCGCACCCGGTGGCCATGCTGGCCTATGCCATGGCCATGCAGATCAACCCCAACAACCACGCCCTGGACGGCGGGCCGGCCACCGCGGCGCTGGAAGAAGAAGTGGTGGCGGCCCTCGCGACCATGCTGGGCTTTGAAAGCCACCTGGGCCACCTGACGGGCGGCGGCACGATGGCCAATCTGGAGGCCCTCTGGGTCGCTCGCCGGATGCATCCGGAACGCGCCGTGGCCTACGGGGCGCAGGCCCATTACACCCACGCGCGCCTGGGGGCCCTGTTGGGCCTCCGCATGGTCGAGATTCCGGTTGACCGCTGGGGGCGGCTGGATCTGGCGGCGCTGGCCCAGGCCCATGCCCGCGAGCCCCTGGGCACGGTGGTGGTCACGGCGGGCACCACCGCCCTGGGCGCGATCGACCCGATCGACGCGGTGGTGGCCTGGGCGCGTGAAAATGGCGTTCGCGTTCACGTGGATGCGGCTTACGGCGGGTTTTTCAAGTTGCTGTCCGAGACCGAGCCGCCGATCCTCGACCCCGCGCCGTGGGCGGCGATCGCCCAGGCCGACAGCGTGGTGATCGATCCGCACAAGCACGGCTTGCAGCCTTATGGCTGCGGCTGCGTGATCTTTCGCGACCCTCAGGTGGCGCGCTTTTACGCCCACGAGGCCCCCTACGCCTATTTCACCGCGGCCGCGCGGCACCTGGGCGAGATCAGCCTGGAATGCTCCCGGGCCGGAGCGGCCGCCGCCGCGCTCTGGACCACCCTGCGTTGCTTTCCGCTCGCGCCCAACCACGGCCTCGGCCCCGTGCTGAAGGCCTGCCGGCGCGCCGCGCTGGCCTGGGCCGGCCTGATCGAGGCGAGTCCCCACCTGCAGCTGGTGATGCCGCCCGACCTCGACATCGTGGCCTTTTTTCCGACCGGCGCCGGCTGGACCGCCAGCGCGATCAGCACGGAAACCGAGCAGATCTTCCAGCTGCTCATGCGCGACGCCCACGAGCCGGTCTACCTGGCCACGGCCCGCTTGCCGCGCGCGCTGGTGGCGCCCCACGCGCCGCAGCTGGTCTGGGATCAGGAGGAACTGCTGGTCTTGCGGGCCTGTCTGATCAAGCCGGAACACGAGCTGGTGATTCCCTGGCTGCACGCGCGGGTGGAGCGCTACGCCAGCCCGCCGGAGGCCTGGGAGGCCGGGGCTGAGGTGGTGTCCAACGTGGTGGCGCCCGTGCGCGCGCTGACGGGGCCCCTCAACCTGAAGGCCGAATGGCAGCGGGTCGTGGAGCAACATCTGGCGGCCGTGCGGCCGGCCATGCTGGCTTGTCTGCGCGACCAGGTGCTCGGGCGCCGCTACCACGAGGCGGTCGAGCGTCTCGATGTCGAGCTCTGTCATCCCTATGGCGTGGCCGGGGAACTGGGGTTGCGTCTGTATACCCTGGGCGCCGACGGCTGGCTGGTCTCTGCCGAACGGCCCGACGAGGACGCTCCCTTTTCGGGCAGCGAGCCGCTGTTGCCGGAGCTGGCCGAGGTGGTCCCGGCGGAGGTGCTGGCGCAACCGCGCTTCCTGGCCCTCAAAGAAGCCCTCGAGGACGCCCACGAGCTGGCGGGCAAGCATCTGATCGACTGGTTCGCCGGTTGCTGGCAGGAAGCGGGCGGGGCGCAATTCCCCCTGCAGGCGACGCTGGGCTTTGCCGATGACGAGGAACGGCTCGACCTGCGCTCCGGAGAGTGGCAGGGCTGA
- a CDS encoding BamA/TamA family outer membrane protein, giving the protein MGWSSRRTQRFGAGAPQRLLNGFAGLVLGWAAWLAAPGQAATLDPNIRMHTLDTPHFHVHYPEGYEAIAQKAAQFAEEAHDRVSAYFGTQPLQKTELTLFDHEDTVNGLALPYVTSAMYVYLTAPDADFMWGRYDDWLKLVITHEYTHALHFETVSGPTAALNRIFGRFLFPNLFQPTFLIEGLAVTTESMFTNQGRGGRGNDGYFDMYLRGDVLEGRLLTIDQAATYHMTDFPGGDAPYVYGTFFYKYIVQRYGADKPAAIARAYGEAPWLGIDAAVARVLGGRDAQQIWDETIHWIKRRARAQIAAIRRRPVTLTTAVTTSGMHHRHPAYLPNGHLIFVEGLRHGPAMLKERVGIRDGQPQLVPLARKSHVGCYDLTPDGRAMLFSDSHGRNNYSSFEDVFLHDFVTGERKNLTQFARLGQPGLSRDGTRILAVQNGKGQNDLVLLDREGKLLRRLTQLQDHTQITAPRWSPDDRHAVFSAWRGSSRDLFLLDTATGQAAPLWKDDAVDIGPVWTPDGRYIVFASDREGGVFNLFAYDWQARNLWQVTNVLTGVCEPAIRPDGQEIAMAYCRGLGFDIHTLPFTPDSWRPVPHPTADPSVVPYVHRQRETYPSSPYSPWPSLLPKFWLPLYQATPASIGAFTLGYDVLITNLFFAHAGWSLQGDGYLDPDTNTFQGFSLFDRTLGTFLYQNTQYDTNVNAFANWYPMRYSVPLRDGSVLTPFQRFANLSLGLGWNNLPSPLTNASYQTGDVHALNLNVRLIQDLTPEALAAPLKQARVLPPAGRAHSLSYVYRFNDNGRFGYSVSPEYGSLGSAGLEVAHPWLGSEVDYYKGFLDYRRFVPLPLTHHVLAFRGLGGLNLGKPQGDFFLGGTRPVNPNGSPDIRVAADPDDVLIGLRGYPLASVNGNVAALASAEYRFPLLELQHGAGTLPLFAERLGAAVFSDAGLAWNADWATLPGAAPSQGASRWPTSEALRLGLGAEFRLNFKISNNPLNTNPIATVWRMAWPGLNAFNDSSGVARFGVAQGVLPGLGGVSPTPTLYFDMGTYF; this is encoded by the coding sequence CGGCACCCAGCCCCTGCAAAAGACGGAACTGACCCTGTTCGATCACGAGGACACGGTCAATGGCCTGGCCCTGCCCTACGTGACCAGTGCCATGTACGTGTACCTGACCGCCCCCGATGCGGATTTCATGTGGGGCCGCTACGACGACTGGCTCAAGCTCGTGATCACCCACGAGTACACCCACGCGCTCCATTTCGAGACGGTCAGCGGCCCCACGGCCGCGCTCAACCGGATCTTCGGGCGCTTTCTGTTTCCCAACCTGTTCCAGCCCACCTTCCTGATCGAAGGGCTGGCCGTCACGACCGAGTCGATGTTCACCAACCAGGGCCGCGGCGGACGCGGCAACGACGGCTACTTCGACATGTACCTGCGGGGGGACGTGCTGGAAGGGCGCCTGCTGACCATCGACCAGGCCGCTACCTACCACATGACCGACTTTCCGGGAGGGGATGCCCCTTACGTCTATGGCACCTTCTTCTACAAGTACATCGTGCAGCGCTATGGCGCGGACAAGCCCGCGGCGATCGCGCGCGCCTACGGGGAGGCGCCCTGGCTCGGCATCGACGCGGCCGTGGCCAGGGTGCTCGGGGGGCGAGACGCGCAGCAGATCTGGGATGAGACGATCCACTGGATCAAGCGCCGCGCCAGGGCCCAGATCGCCGCGATCCGCCGGCGTCCGGTCACGCTCACCACGGCCGTCACGACCTCCGGCATGCACCACCGCCATCCGGCCTATCTGCCGAACGGGCACCTGATTTTCGTGGAAGGCCTGCGCCACGGCCCGGCCATGCTCAAGGAGCGGGTGGGCATTCGGGATGGGCAGCCGCAACTCGTGCCGCTGGCGCGCAAGAGCCACGTCGGATGTTACGACCTGACGCCGGACGGTCGGGCCATGCTCTTCTCCGACAGCCACGGCCGCAACAACTACAGCAGTTTCGAGGACGTCTTCCTCCATGACTTCGTGACGGGCGAGCGCAAGAACCTGACGCAGTTCGCCCGCCTCGGACAGCCGGGGCTGAGCCGCGACGGAACCCGCATTCTGGCTGTGCAGAACGGCAAGGGACAGAACGATCTGGTCTTGCTCGACCGAGAGGGCAAGCTGCTGCGGCGGCTCACCCAGTTGCAGGACCACACCCAGATCACCGCACCGCGCTGGAGCCCGGACGATCGCCACGCGGTCTTTTCCGCCTGGCGCGGCAGCTCCCGCGACCTGTTCCTGCTCGACACCGCCACGGGGCAAGCCGCGCCGCTCTGGAAGGATGACGCCGTCGACATTGGACCGGTCTGGACGCCCGATGGCCGCTACATCGTGTTCGCGTCGGACCGTGAGGGCGGGGTCTTCAACCTGTTTGCCTACGACTGGCAAGCGCGCAACCTGTGGCAGGTCACCAACGTCCTGACCGGCGTCTGCGAGCCCGCCATCCGTCCTGATGGACAGGAAATCGCCATGGCCTACTGTCGCGGCCTGGGCTTCGACATTCACACCCTGCCCTTCACGCCGGACAGCTGGCGCCCGGTGCCGCACCCGACGGCCGATCCGAGCGTGGTTCCCTACGTCCACCGCCAGCGGGAGACCTATCCGAGCTCGCCGTACAGCCCCTGGCCGTCCCTGCTGCCCAAGTTCTGGCTGCCGCTTTACCAGGCCACGCCGGCCTCGATCGGGGCCTTCACGTTGGGCTACGACGTGCTGATCACCAACCTGTTCTTCGCGCATGCGGGTTGGAGCCTGCAGGGTGATGGCTATCTGGACCCGGATACCAACACCTTCCAGGGGTTCTCGCTGTTCGACCGCACCCTGGGCACCTTTCTTTACCAGAACACCCAGTACGACACCAACGTGAATGCCTTCGCCAACTGGTATCCGATGCGCTACTCGGTCCCGCTGCGGGATGGCTCGGTCCTGACGCCGTTCCAGCGCTTTGCCAACCTCAGCCTGGGCCTGGGCTGGAACAACCTGCCGTCCCCCCTCACCAATGCCAGTTACCAGACCGGGGACGTGCATGCCCTCAACCTGAACGTGCGGCTGATTCAGGACCTCACTCCCGAGGCGCTGGCGGCGCCGCTGAAGCAAGCCCGCGTCCTGCCTCCGGCCGGCCGTGCCCACAGCCTCAGCTACGTCTACCGCTTCAACGACAACGGGCGCTTCGGCTACTCGGTCTCGCCCGAGTATGGCTCGCTGGGTTCGGCGGGTCTCGAGGTGGCTCATCCCTGGCTCGGTTCGGAGGTCGACTACTACAAGGGCTTCCTCGACTATCGTCGTTTTGTCCCGCTGCCGCTGACCCACCACGTGCTTGCCTTTCGGGGGCTGGGGGGCCTCAATCTGGGCAAGCCGCAGGGCGACTTCTTTCTGGGCGGAACCCGTCCCGTCAATCCGAACGGTTCACCGGACATCCGCGTGGCGGCGGATCCCGACGATGTGCTGATCGGGCTGCGTGGCTATCCGCTGGCCTCCGTCAACGGCAATGTCGCGGCCCTGGCCTCGGCCGAATATCGCTTTCCGCTGCTTGAACTGCAGCACGGCGCAGGAACCTTGCCGCTGTTTGCCGAACGTCTGGGCGCGGCGGTCTTCAGCGATGCCGGTCTGGCCTGGAATGCCGACTGGGCTACCTTGCCCGGTGCGGCGCCCAGCCAGGGGGCGTCGCGCTGGCCCACCTCCGAGGCCCTGCGGCTCGGCCTTGGGGCCGAATTTCGCCTGAATTTCAAGATCAGCAACAACCCGCTCAACACCAACCCGATCGCGACCGTCTGGCGCATGGCCTGGCCCGGGCTGAATGCCTTCAACGATTCCAGTGGGGTGGCGCGTTTCGGGGTCGCTCAGGGGGTGTTGCCCGGGCTGGGTGGGGTGTCCCCGACCCCCACGCTGTACTTCGATATGGGCACCTATTTCTGA